In Oreochromis aureus strain Israel breed Guangdong linkage group 22, ZZ_aureus, whole genome shotgun sequence, the genomic window TCAGTGCTTtccatatgattttttttacatatatatttttttgcatcATAAATTTTCCTCCTCAGCATGGTTGAAACGGTGTGTCTACAGCAGAGACTGTTCTCAGTCAAATGATGCACACTTATTTATAAAGCCTGGACTGTATGCAGGTGTCTATAATGAGTGACTGTACGGTACACGTGGTTTTCCTGTTTAACTGACATGCATGAAGTAATTACAACATGTAGCAGCTGTACCGAACGTGCTTCAGCGTGTCATGATGCATTGCATGTCATTAATTTTCCCCATGACATAATCGAGGCTCAACTAATTCATTTTAATAGCCTTAATCTTTCTCAGTACCGTGCACGTGTAACGTGCACTAAAATGGAGCTAAGACCCTGAGTAGACCATGGACTCCTGCCTCAGCATCATCCTTCTGCACGCTTACTACATCAAAGACACAATATCTGTTTAATCCCATGCTCCTGCAGTTACTGTTTCTGAAGTGAaagtatttttaattttcaaatgATGAACTTGGAGCTTCATCTGAGCCAGCAGCATCATAAGCTGCTTGTTGTGTTTCAGGCTGCTGCATTTACGAGAAGCCCCGACAGTTTGGAGAATCTTCCTCCGAGAGCGAGGGAGATGATGACGATGAAGGCTGCGGCAGCGCTCACTGTATCCTGGGCCACGGCAGGAGAGGCCATGGACAGACGGGGGGTGGGGGGACAACAGTACCCCCAAACTCTGGGGGATCGCACTCGCACTAACAAAAAGCAGGGCTGATTGTGTGGTCTGAGGGCTCTTTGGTGCCACGACAAtgacacattaaaaacaaacaaactgcactcttgttttagtttagtttcatcACTGAGGTTCAGGCCTGACGACTGGGCTTCTGCCCAGAGTCTGAAAGTCCCAGCTGCTGCCGCACGACGGCAgcctctgtgctgctgctcctctcGGGGAAAGTCATAGCCACGTCACGGACTCGTGGAAGATACTTTGCCGACCTCAAAGTGTGCTTGCTATTGTGCCAACTTAAATATGAAGCATAGACTGGCAACTCGTTCAAATCGCATTGTGATTCTAATTGAAATCAAATAACAGTTTCAGCGTTTTTCCAATCAGCTCCACGCAGTATGCATGACATCACTGCTCAGCCTTATCTGTCGACCTAACACACTAGGAAAATAAGCTCTGAGCTTTGAACTTTATTCTTTCCTTTATTTGGTTTTATTGGGTTGTGCTGTCAGGTTGGGTTCCTTTATGATCATCACCTAGGTGACACGTATAAACCCCATGATGTGGAGGTTTGAAATGattatttagaaaagaaaaataaaacttttaaaatcgattttcctttttccagaAATGTTATTTCTGCAGATTCCACAGTGCACCCAGAAGAGCTTCACAGCTCTGTAACAGTCTAAACGGATTACTTCCTGTTACTTCCTAGAACTTTAAATCATTCCAGAAGTGGTCATCAGCAGCAATGTGATTGGTTCTGACTACATCAAATGAGTGCTGACTCTCCCCAGCAGCATGTGGGACTTTCTGACTGCAAGGCATCAGTTTGGAAAAGGTGACAGCAGAGAGAGGCCATCAAATGCTGTCTGCTGGCAGAGTTAAATGTATATAATACagcatattgtttttttaaaatgtagttttctaatttatttgctgCTCTTAATTCTGAAATCGTCCATATTTGACATGTACCTGAGCCCAGTGGGTTAAATACTGGACATTTAGATTAGCTTCATATTTGTCGTTTCTGAGCTGTTCACCAGATTTACAGCGAATGCTGAACATATGAGCCAAGGCTCTGAATACAGTTTGGTTCACTGAGGTGGGCTTTTGTGAGCTGCTTTTCTATATCTTCACTGTATGGAGAGAAATTTGCCTCTGTGTATGATATGATTCACAAGCGTAAACTAACatttacaaatgtgtacaaTCATTTATGTGCAACTTTTCAGGAGCACATGCTtcagtccacacacaaatatgaagcAATCTGACCACATGTAAAACCATTTTACAAATGCGTAGACCCAGACCTGAATAAATACTGATTATTTATGCAGAGTTTATTAAGTTCAGCTTCACGAAAGTGATGGGAAAATAGAATAAAGTCAAACATTTAGCCTATTGAAATGTAGTAAATAAACACAGTTTAATCACGAGTACATACGCatgctaaaaatgttttaatttacatacaaaactgttttaaatgagTTTCTAACTACTGTTGTATAACTAGAGTTTGCAGATTAGTCACACAAATTCATCTTGTtttgtgtcccattgtctgattttTATCAGAGACTTTGGCAGTGAGCTGgttataaatacaaatattaacTAAGCTTATATATTTCTAACAGAATTGGCTGATTataggctttttttctttttaaaaaacctttAATGTCATTGGGAGTCACTTTGAAAATCGGTATTCTTTTAACTAGTTGGATTCTTGAAGACAGTTTCATGTGTGATGAGGATGTTTATGTTGgatgaactgaattaaaaagcTGATTTGGTCAGGATCATGTAAACCTGGATTAGTCAGACTAGATCTGAAGAATGGAGTCCTGGGTAGTTAAGCTGTTTGTGTGGTTCAATGAGAGGAGATACACGGTCGCCTTACTTGAAAGGTTTAGCTCTCTGATTCTTATTTACTATCACTCTGTATTCTGACCAAAGCTCATTAACACAGAAGGAGGCGGGGGTCTGTTTAACCTTTAAACACTTTCATGGGTTTAGTTTTTTTTGATTGTTTAAATTCTTCGTGTCCACTGGATAAAACCAGTCTGCCAACTTGAGATTTGAGTTCAactgctttttcatttttcttttcctttggtAGGCGTGGTGTTCACAGGCTCAGCAGTGGTTGTCAGCAGCAGCGTGGAAAAGTAAGaagttgtgtgtgtgcactgatTCACTACAGTGTTCACGTTCCTGAGCTGCATGTCAGCCAGATAAACAAAGCCTCAGTGAGGTTGAGGGGTGTTTGTGCTTTTCCTGCTGCGCGCGCTACAGTTTCCTCGCTGTGAGCTAAATCAATAAAGACAGAGCTTTATATGATTTGAGGTTCATTGCTGACCAGAGTGTACATATGTAACTGTCTAACGTGGCACAGAGAACAGGGGGGTGAAGCTGCGTGAATACTGGCCCAGGCTTATTTTTCTGAcgtctctgctgtgaccagATGTGGCGAATACACACtccatcatcgtcatcatcctcATCCAGGATGGGTTCAGACCGTGGGTTATATTCACATCATCTCCACCAACATTTCCTGTACTGTCCACACACATTGTTACATATGTacattgttcttgtaacagtatTGCAGCTGTCTGTACATATACAATGAATACACTGAGATCAGATTTAATGTGAATTAAAGTTTTGAACTGTGATTAAAACTGTCTTACTGATGTGTGCTCTGTGTGACACAGGAATAAATGTTTAGTCATGCCCCATCAGGTCTCCCCAATGGACTAAAGGACAAATCTGTGTATAAACTCTCAGACAAGGTAAAATCCACtttcatttatacagcaccaaatcacaacagcaggtAAAGACCCCACAGTAACAGACTTGACAAAGATAAAAACACCTAAATTGTAGCTTCCACTGTGAAAACAAATGGTTGTCATGCTTCTCAGTCACTTCCTCAGCCTCACCTTGAAATGGCTTAAGGTTTAAAGGTAGGCCAGTAGTTTGTGCTGACAGCTGACTGACTGGAGTTTCCTGTTGGTGGATGGTGGAGATATGTCCAACATCAactgacaaaaacattacaGCTTCGCACTTTCAGTACTGTGACTTCCTACATTGCTTCACTGTTCTGTTGCCATCATTATTTCTTTCCAGTAGAAGCAAGCAGCTGTTTCCtggctgctttgttttttaggCCTTTAAAGGCCCAATGATTGTGAACACTCAAGTGACACAAGCGCCACCTAGTGGTTGGTGTAAAAGCCAACTTTTCACTATGAAGTCTTTGTCCACGACTCCATGATTTGTTCCATTTGAAGGGTACGATTaagacagtggttcccaaacttttttttttgccaggccccccttttttacaagaaaaatgttcgccccccccccgcacaaacacatcctccaaacacacacacccatattttgctccattgcggtttatttcacacctcaaacatttagtaaacaattaagcaaatacaagtaaacggcaataaattacaggtagtaataaaataaactaactcttttacgctgcgtccacacctacacgggtatttttgaaaactcagctgtttctatgcgtttgggcttttcgtcaacacgtaaacggcgttgcgattcaccgaaaacggagattatttaaaactccttttttgcgtttacgtgtggacgaggattacagagttcgtcacgcaacgtcaaaggtatgtgcctcttttcacgtcacgctgtgcgccacgttattgtttacataagatgaattgcagaatggcagatagattaacagtaacagtattttgtctctatcttcaggttttacacgcttacatatacacacgcagttactgtccctccatttagaaaggcagaggcgtcacggtgtgattattttacgtgtagttgtttttttcctgtgtaataatattcaacattgctgtcaatacatttttcaaaaaatgtctctctgtgcaaaacgggtttaaacacataaacagctgtgggatcctgtttgtccgtcatttgaaccgggggaacaaattacggcaggatcagtctgatattatttgtatcccgctgtaactttactgcataaagagctaacatgtccaaaatgtcaggagtagttagttattacaagaagtgtttgtgaactaaaaatcaagaatgtgggatcctgtttgtccgtgatttggagagcccagcgctgctcctgacgcagggaaactaattctgcaggggagacctaccttggcacttgtgcaggtgaagccaaagggaagatatgcttcaccatattttcctgtctttggcttggaaggaagttggtttggaaacatatttggcgatgcttcatctc contains:
- the ppp1r11 gene encoding E3 ubiquitin-protein ligase PPP1R11, which codes for MAEVPGTSSETITETVQTSTPPPPQQEGRSLTIKLRKRKTEKKVEWSSDTVDNEHLGRRSSKCCCIYEKPRQFGESSSESEGDDDDEGCGSAHCILGHGRRGHGQTGGGGTTVPPNSGGSHSH